From one candidate division WOR-3 bacterium genomic stretch:
- a CDS encoding sodium/proline symporter has protein sequence MSEPLVYTLILLAYLAVLVLVGFITGRRTKSVEDFYIGGRQIGPWVTALSFVAAYFSSVVIIGGGGFGYMFGMSTLWIGAINVLLGCTVAWIVLGPRIRIFTQRLKTMTIPGFIGERFQSDFACIFSAIIIVLFMIIYNVSILKGMGHIFEVLMNIPYVYGVLISCIIILFYVSIGGYLAVVWTSFIQAWVMGIGLIVLTVFAVQRVGGIAAANSALASIDPGLLQTPGVWGWPGLLSFALIVSFGVWGMPQLVVRFYSIKNLKVLKIGTVVATVGTCMALLPYFNGAIARTLFPSLSNPDLAIPTLVKTILSPFGAAIVLAGVVAAGMSTFSSVLIILSSSMVQDLIKKGIRKDVAKETSLFWGKIGSVVIGFVSLVIALRPPALVLTLTAFAWAVIASTTLWPILFGIYWRGATKCGCVASMVGGCVTALFWMIAGNPFGVHGFIPGIIVGFLLMVLVSHATPKLSAEHISRIWG, from the coding sequence ATGAGTGAGCCCCTGGTATACACATTGATACTCCTTGCATATCTTGCGGTACTCGTGCTGGTTGGTTTTATCACCGGCCGCAGGACGAAAAGCGTGGAGGATTTCTACATTGGTGGGCGTCAGATTGGCCCGTGGGTGACCGCACTCTCTTTTGTCGCTGCGTACTTCAGTTCGGTTGTGATCATCGGCGGCGGTGGTTTCGGATACATGTTCGGCATGTCGACACTCTGGATCGGTGCGATCAATGTTCTGTTGGGTTGTACCGTAGCCTGGATCGTGCTCGGCCCCAGAATAAGAATATTTACTCAGCGTCTGAAAACAATGACTATTCCCGGTTTTATCGGCGAACGTTTCCAGTCGGATTTTGCATGTATCTTCTCGGCCATCATCATCGTTCTTTTCATGATCATTTACAATGTAAGCATACTCAAAGGCATGGGGCATATCTTTGAAGTGCTCATGAACATCCCTTATGTCTACGGTGTTCTGATATCGTGTATCATCATCTTGTTCTATGTGTCTATCGGCGGCTATCTTGCTGTCGTCTGGACGAGTTTCATTCAGGCCTGGGTCATGGGTATCGGGTTGATCGTGCTTACCGTGTTTGCAGTACAAAGGGTAGGTGGGATTGCCGCGGCAAACAGCGCCCTGGCCTCAATTGATCCCGGTCTGTTACAAACCCCTGGTGTCTGGGGCTGGCCCGGGCTGCTTTCATTTGCTTTGATCGTGAGTTTCGGAGTATGGGGCATGCCGCAGCTCGTTGTACGGTTCTATTCGATAAAAAATTTGAAAGTATTAAAGATCGGTACGGTTGTAGCTACTGTCGGTACATGCATGGCGCTACTTCCGTATTTCAATGGAGCTATTGCCCGTACTTTATTCCCATCGCTCTCGAACCCGGACCTTGCGATTCCCACCCTGGTCAAGACGATTCTTTCTCCCTTCGGTGCAGCGATCGTTCTTGCGGGTGTCGTTGCTGCCGGGATGTCGACTTTTTCGTCGGTATTGATCATTCTTTCGAGCTCGATGGTTCAAGACCTTATCAAGAAAGGCATAAGAAAGGACGTCGCCAAGGAGACGAGTCTTTTCTGGGGTAAAATAGGCAGCGTCGTTATTGGATTCGTTTCATTGGTCATTGCGTTGAGGCCACCGGCACTCGTTTTAACGCTGACCGCTTTTGCCTGGGCAGTGATCGCCTCGACAACCCTCTGGCCGATCCTTTTCGGGATATATTGGAGAGGAGCGACTAAATGTGGCTGTGTTGCCTCTATGGTCGGCGGTTGTGTGACCGCTCTTTTCTGGATGATCGCCGGCAACCCTTTTGGCGTTCATGGTTTTATTCCTGGAATCATCGTTGGATTTCTGCTGATGGTTCTGGTCAGCCATGCCACGCCCAAACTCTCTGCAGAACACATCAGCCGGATCTGGGGATGA
- a CDS encoding carbohydrate binding family 9 domain-containing protein, with protein MHYVLMFFLIFAERKSVEVRYTEIAPQIDGFIEETWMAADSAYDFVQFMPYEKTAPTERTVVYVLQDKDNLYIAFRCYADSIKPIACLTADEDDIRIGIDTFGSKNAAYYFQLFASEIYHDGWVLDDGRTFDDSWEGVWYKALKLYDDRWEVEVKIPFKSIRYKKGLDEWGIEFARYMAQNREISAWNEHLQKEDVKVSKYGTLKSIDPQAVGYYFELYPEAYLRIDRQYYEGDSVATHKKPSVSLNLKWDVTPQATINATVLPDFAQIESDPFSLNLSRYPIYLDERRPFFLEGQEIFRMADFGDMGFFDPLEIFYSRRIGKSVNDDAVPILGGLKVTSKSRDWNLGMLGAYTDSYLDTVLHNIDEPNRWFAVMRAKHAVLENSHIGALFSGMAADKDDHNYAFGLDGAYLKGANQLVVQGAVSSRKDSLRDKSGWAFDAGYFGFVKNFIVFTSARVVQDSFDVSHIGFVPWVGEKRLMLMTGPYKQYQRGAISNFFIVPGIVATQEPGVSDWSLAGIVECNLQFRRDWGFDIGVNAGRHYEAPMDTVISYFSREFNSSFWGRLFNQNIDFDFNYSYGWNYSRGYLGYQGENRLTYNYSLIPQVRLGLTSYLWIEWDPDNQVEAIWPIFRPNIDIAFNADMNLRIFDEIVTQTPGSDLGELEYLWNRIGVLFSWNFMPKSWIYIALNDHRVQDEFGNLQPSYQIGAIKAKYLIYF; from the coding sequence ATGCACTATGTGCTAATGTTCTTTCTTATCTTCGCGGAAAGAAAATCGGTTGAGGTGCGCTATACAGAGATTGCACCCCAGATCGACGGATTCATTGAAGAAACATGGATGGCAGCTGATTCGGCTTACGACTTTGTGCAATTTATGCCCTATGAGAAAACCGCACCGACTGAAAGAACGGTCGTATATGTATTGCAGGATAAGGATAACCTGTATATTGCATTTCGATGCTATGCGGACAGCATAAAACCTATCGCCTGTTTGACCGCGGATGAAGATGACATAAGGATCGGCATCGATACGTTCGGCAGCAAGAACGCCGCCTACTATTTTCAACTCTTTGCAAGTGAGATTTACCATGATGGTTGGGTGCTCGATGACGGGCGTACCTTTGATGACTCATGGGAAGGCGTCTGGTACAAGGCGCTGAAACTATACGATGACCGATGGGAAGTTGAGGTCAAAATACCGTTCAAGTCCATACGGTACAAGAAAGGCCTTGACGAGTGGGGCATTGAGTTTGCCCGTTATATGGCACAGAACCGTGAGATTAGCGCCTGGAATGAACATCTCCAGAAAGAAGATGTTAAGGTTTCAAAATACGGTACCCTGAAGAGCATAGATCCCCAGGCAGTTGGATATTATTTCGAGCTATATCCGGAGGCGTACTTAAGGATCGATCGGCAATACTATGAAGGTGATTCAGTAGCGACCCACAAAAAACCGAGCGTTAGTCTTAACCTCAAATGGGACGTCACGCCACAGGCAACTATCAACGCCACAGTCCTTCCCGACTTCGCGCAAATCGAATCAGATCCATTCTCCCTCAACCTATCACGGTACCCGATCTATCTGGATGAAAGACGACCTTTCTTTCTGGAAGGACAGGAAATATTCAGAATGGCGGATTTTGGAGACATGGGATTCTTCGATCCGCTTGAGATATTCTATTCCCGGAGGATCGGCAAATCCGTGAATGACGATGCCGTGCCGATCCTGGGCGGGCTCAAAGTCACCAGCAAATCCCGGGACTGGAACCTCGGAATGCTGGGTGCCTACACAGATTCGTATCTGGATACGGTGCTTCACAATATCGACGAACCAAATCGCTGGTTTGCAGTAATGAGAGCAAAACACGCGGTTCTCGAGAATTCACACATCGGCGCATTGTTCAGCGGCATGGCCGCGGACAAGGACGATCACAATTACGCGTTCGGCCTCGATGGCGCTTATCTCAAGGGAGCGAATCAATTAGTAGTTCAAGGTGCGGTGAGCAGTAGAAAAGATTCGCTGCGCGACAAATCCGGATGGGCATTTGATGCCGGGTATTTTGGTTTTGTCAAAAACTTCATTGTTTTTACCTCGGCGCGAGTGGTCCAGGATTCTTTTGACGTCAGCCATATTGGATTCGTACCATGGGTCGGTGAGAAACGGCTAATGTTGATGACCGGCCCTTATAAACAATACCAGAGAGGAGCGATCAGCAATTTCTTCATCGTCCCGGGCATCGTGGCAACTCAGGAACCGGGCGTTTCAGATTGGTCATTGGCCGGTATCGTCGAGTGCAATTTGCAGTTCCGCAGAGATTGGGGATTTGATATTGGCGTTAACGCCGGACGGCATTATGAAGCGCCTATGGATACGGTGATAAGTTATTTCTCACGCGAATTTAACTCGTCGTTCTGGGGACGACTATTTAACCAGAACATAGACTTTGATTTCAACTATTCATACGGGTGGAACTACTCACGTGGCTATCTCGGCTATCAAGGTGAAAACAGATTAACGTATAACTACTCACTAATCCCGCAGGTTCGACTGGGCCTTACATCGTATTTGTGGATCGAATGGGATCCTGACAATCAGGTAGAAGCGATCTGGCCTATTTTCAGGCCAAACATTGACATTGCGTTCAATGCGGACATGAACCTGCGTATCTTTGACGAGATCGTCACCCAGACACCGGGTTCGGATTTGGGTGAACTGGAATATCTCTGGAACCGTATCGGTGTTCTTTTCTCCTGGAATTTTATGCCCAAATCATGGATATACATAGCCCTGAACGACCACCGCGTGCAGGATGAATTTGGCAATTTGCAGCCGTCATACCAGATCGGCGCGATCAAGGCAAAATATCTTATATATTTCTGA
- a CDS encoding M1 family aminopeptidase: MVFLLFVIAQWGVDNVEGKCFHPEVYRQVARAESIHAYDVLKYDLDITVPMTERSMQGVNTISCRSTENGLSTAILHSYTLSIDSIFVDGVAATYSAAGESLAINLPQTYNMGDSFDILVGYHGSWSVTYSQTGFVYYPRNYNSNTLHALAYTLGEPWDARRWMPCYDEPYDKADYGCIFSVTVPDTFVVCANGELTGVVNNPNNTKTYTWQEDYPVSTYLMHFGVSNYAQWSDWYYSNSGDTVEIRHFMWPEDSAFSMVSFQYLPDAMYLFDSLYGAYPFDRYGQDVVYPYAWGGMEHQELSTIHRTWLLNQSERGMAHELSHMWWGDMVTCIDFRDIWLNEGYATYSDANYIWYRFGHNDFLSLMASRAQNYFQSDQQWRHPLYDPPLSELFDYGYTYCKASWVMHMLRYLDQDAYCPAIAVYRDSFEYGNASTDDLNAVFSFVYGTDLTWFFDEWIYGQGHPEYRVYWQCEPDGSDYETTILIHQVQNNAPIFHMPVEIMLHVSGSDTIVTVPVNTAPQSYSVTLPDSVTSIEVDPDLWLLKTCQVFVGVNELTGTMPLSEFSFAANPARNPVLNVTLNRSTEVKISVYDVGGRLVSVVEAGNRTPGSHEIEIGGLRAGVYFCRLKTDHDDIVKKLIVVK; this comes from the coding sequence ATGGTTTTTTTGCTCTTTGTCATAGCCCAGTGGGGTGTTGATAATGTCGAGGGAAAGTGTTTTCATCCTGAAGTTTACCGTCAAGTTGCGCGTGCCGAGTCGATACATGCTTACGATGTGCTGAAATACGATCTCGACATCACCGTTCCCATGACCGAGCGCAGCATGCAGGGAGTCAATACGATTTCGTGCCGGAGCACGGAGAATGGTCTGAGTACTGCTATTTTACACAGCTACACACTGTCCATTGATTCGATTTTTGTCGACGGGGTTGCTGCTACCTATTCGGCAGCAGGAGAATCGTTGGCTATAAACTTGCCCCAGACCTATAACATGGGCGACTCGTTCGATATTTTGGTGGGTTATCACGGTTCGTGGAGCGTTACCTATTCTCAGACCGGGTTCGTCTATTATCCAAGAAACTACAACTCGAACACCCTCCATGCTTTGGCGTATACTCTTGGTGAACCATGGGATGCCCGGCGCTGGATGCCGTGCTATGATGAACCTTACGACAAGGCGGACTACGGTTGCATCTTTTCGGTGACAGTACCTGATACATTTGTGGTTTGTGCCAACGGCGAGCTCACCGGTGTTGTGAATAATCCGAATAACACGAAGACGTACACGTGGCAGGAGGACTATCCAGTGAGTACCTACCTCATGCATTTCGGTGTCTCCAATTATGCACAGTGGTCAGACTGGTATTACAGCAACTCGGGCGACACGGTGGAGATAAGACATTTCATGTGGCCCGAAGACTCGGCTTTTTCAATGGTGTCATTTCAATACTTGCCCGATGCAATGTATCTCTTCGATTCGCTCTACGGAGCGTATCCCTTCGACCGGTACGGTCAGGACGTGGTGTATCCGTATGCCTGGGGCGGCATGGAACATCAGGAACTGTCCACTATCCATCGGACATGGTTATTGAATCAATCAGAAAGGGGCATGGCCCACGAACTGTCTCATATGTGGTGGGGCGATATGGTAACGTGTATTGATTTCCGCGACATCTGGCTGAACGAGGGTTACGCGACCTACAGTGACGCGAACTACATCTGGTATCGGTTCGGGCATAATGATTTCTTGAGTCTGATGGCGAGCCGCGCTCAGAATTATTTCCAGTCAGACCAGCAGTGGCGCCATCCGCTGTATGACCCCCCGCTGAGCGAATTATTCGATTATGGCTATACCTACTGCAAAGCATCATGGGTAATGCACATGCTCCGTTACCTCGATCAGGATGCGTACTGCCCAGCAATTGCTGTTTACCGGGATTCTTTTGAGTATGGTAACGCAAGTACTGACGATTTGAATGCCGTTTTTTCTTTTGTGTATGGAACTGACTTGACCTGGTTCTTCGATGAATGGATCTACGGCCAGGGACATCCAGAATATCGTGTTTACTGGCAATGCGAGCCGGATGGAAGCGATTATGAAACTACAATATTGATACATCAGGTGCAGAATAACGCACCGATCTTCCACATGCCGGTCGAGATCATGCTTCACGTTTCTGGCTCTGATACCATCGTTACGGTACCGGTCAATACTGCTCCGCAGAGTTACTCGGTCACACTTCCTGATTCCGTGACATCGATAGAGGTCGATCCAGACCTGTGGTTACTCAAGACGTGTCAAGTTTTTGTGGGTGTGAATGAATTGACGGGAACAATGCCACTTAGTGAATTCTCTTTTGCCGCCAACCCGGCGCGCAACCCGGTTCTGAATGTTACTCTTAATCGCAGCACAGAGGTAAAGATATCTGTCTATGACGTTGGCGGCAGGTTGGTGAGCGTGGTCGAGGCCGGAAATCGAACGCCGGGTAGTCATGAAATTGAGATCGGCGGACTTCGTGCCG